ACCAAGTGGTTGCTGGTGATCAGTAGGGGCCAGTGGGAGTGTGAGGGTAAATGCACAAGTCTCTGCAGTATCTCCTGTTCAGTTTAACACCACAAAGCCCAGGGAACGCTGAGGAGGGTACAGTGTgtgcattttctctcttccataGCACTGTTTCAGATCTTTAGCACATTCCTGGGTATCCAATTCATGCAGTATTTTACCCTCTATATAGAGTTACAAAAACGTGACAATGGAGAATTAAAAATTCTGGAAGTACCTTCATCACTCCTCAGGGTGCCTGCTTGTTCTGTTCTGTGTGCATCCGTGCCCATGAAACCAGACCCACTTGCTTAGGAATGTCTGTTGGCTCAGTCTCTTCCATGCCCTTGTACTTCCCTACATTTTACTTTCAGGTTTATTATCTTTAAGGAATTTGAACACTGGAAAGGACTGTCTCCTGTttcactgaggtttttttgctaCTGATACTTTTATATAATCTTTTCTAACAATATTTTAACCAGTTGAATACAAACAAGAGAACTCCCAGCTGGGGGGATTGTATCCATTTGTAGTCCAAGTGGGGTATATTTGGCTGAAATTATatcttaaaattattataatatttttttaaattatcttttagTCCAGTGTATTTTGTAACTGTGAATGGTTCATCAGTCAGCAAATATGCTGCTTGGTGATACATTTTCCAAAGGTTTGAGATAGGGGCACCACTCCATGAATGAATTTGcagttatttctgaaaaatctccACCATCCAGGCCTGCTTTATTTCCTGGAATTGTTGCATCACTGAGGGTATGTGTGCCCATTTGTCTTCATGCCAACCACCCATTTCCTGCAGATAAATAGATGGGTCAATACCAACCATCTCAGGAGCATACACACAGCTGTATAGTTAGACAGGCTGGAAGGTTCTGCAGTTAATATACAAACCTCAGCAGGTCTCTGCCAGTCTTCTGCTCATTTTGCTGCTCGAGGACCAACAAATAGTGGTCTGATAAATGTTCTGATACAGTTGATTCAGTCATTTGGCAATGGCCTCTAGACAGAGCAGCCCTATCCCATCCAATCTTAATTTAATAGACTTAATACATTGCCTGATGATGGAAAATGGTAGGTAGAAGCTTGGCAGAACATCAAATAGAAGACAGATAGAATTGCTGGAGTTTGGGAGGATGTGTAGAAGACACTTTTCTTCTGAACACAGCTGGCTGGTGGGGCAAGAGAGAAGATCTCTGTACTGCTAACCAAGTCATTCTAGATAGAATGTTTAAAACTTGGCTTTAGTCATGCTAATGAGTTGATGAGAAAATATCAAAAGGTGAAAAGATTTGAAAGCAGTAATAATAAAAACCTGGGCTTTCCCCGGGCTTACATCAGCCTGGCCAACCTGATTGCAAAGAGCCGGCAGCTGTGTTAACGTACATCTTGTTAGCGACAGTTACAGCCGCTTTTTCTACAACTTGGTTAAATTAGTATTAGTTATATTCATGACTTGTTTATAGTAGCGTTACCTTGGTGTTCAGCTGCTAATTCCAAACTCTTGAGGATTCAGGACTGTTTAGAAAGGGCGGATTCGGCAGCACGTTCGGCGGAGGAGCGCGGCTCGGTGGGTTCCCGTCCCCGCAGAGCTCCCGGACGTGCGGCCGCGCGCGGCGGCTCCCGGTGAGGGCAGGGCGCGAGCCCGGGCCCTCAGGGGACGGAGCGGCGGAGGGAGCGCGGGCAGGGCAGGtacaggcacagggacagctgtCCCGAGCGGTGCCCGGCGGTAACAGAGCCAAACGCCGCCGGGCCGCCTGGGCTCGGCCCCGTGGGCGCTGGGACGGGTCCCGGCCTGTGTGCGGCCCTGGAGCCGGGAAGGGAAGGCGCTGGGCCCCGCTCCGGAGCGCGGGGAGGCGCGGAACGGGCGCGGGGCGCTGGCGGGGGAGAGCAGGGGCCGCTGCCTGGCAGTGAGGGCGGCAAGCGGCACAGGCTGTGCCATCGCCGACAGCCGAGCGGCCCGGGGAGCGCAGGTGCCCCAGCGCCCGGCACACGGGGCAGACACGGGAACTCGGCAAATACAGGCCGGGTCCCCAAGGCAGGGCTGCAGTTTCTTGGAAGGGCGAATAATACGGGTGTTGCGGTCAAAAGCTGTCATTCCGAACAGTAGATTTAAAGCGCAAGAACTGCCTCTTAACATAACACATGAACACATGCAAACACCTCTTTTTCTGATCCTTAACTAAGGTGTGGCCTTAAAACATGCTGGCAGTTGTGGAAGCTCCACGGGTTTCTTTACCCCCCTTAGAAAGTAACTCTTACCTTTAGCACAGAGAAGCGTGGGTGCGGTGTGGGCACTCATCGTGGGCTGTCTGTGTGCGTTCACACCCTGCATTTCCTTGCAGGAACTTGTTCTCCATGCACTCAGCCCAGTCTTGTTACTGGGAGCTCTGCTCACTCTTCTAATTTCACTCTGCAGAGCCGGAGGCTTAAATTGTACACAGGTCAATGCTAGGACATTTTCGTGGGGTTTACtcatttgaaacatttttttaaacttctaaaTGTCTCAAGACACGTCCTTGTGGtgcttatttattaaaaataactatcTTGCTtatgccagcagctgctgtaaaAAAGTAGCTTGCTCCTTTTTACATAATATGACATTAAATGTAACTtttgttatttaatatttgaaaaataatgttcagTTAATGGTGGCAGATTAATTGTATGTATTATTTGTATGTAATACTGTCATTGCTGCATAAACTGGGTTTTAATGTCGGGATGATGAAAACTTGGGTTAGCACAGGTCATTTGAACTAATGGAGAGGATTGGTATTTTGTGGTTTGATGTATGGTACATGACTGATGCTTAGATAATTTTTCCATCTTGTAGCTCTGTTTGCTGCCTTGTGCTGGAAGAACCTTTCTTTTGCTTACTTCTTCCTTTTGATGTCATTTCATTGTTGTAGGTTTTTCTATCGCTTCCTGCATGGCTTTTCCTGGGACAatggttttcagttttttaattgGTCTGTGGCTGGTGAAGGATTCTTGAAATGTTACAAAACCGGGCCTGCAATGAGTTGTCCAGGGGGCAGCTGTAAGAAccagtgggcagcagcagtTCCTTCAACAGTTTGGGGCTTTCAGTCTGACAGACTTGATTTAACCTTTGTGACAGATGGGAAGTTCTGTGAAATATATAGGAacagtttcttctgttttgttacCCCTGAACTGTAGTTCAGCAAGGAGAAGTGCCAGTGACATTAGGTTTTTCAGCGTTTTGAATGATTTCCAGTCGGAGGACCAGAACAGGAATTCAGTGTTATGTGGGACCCCCAGAGCAGTGCGGTCCCTCCCCCGGCAGGCGAAGGAcgggcagggcagcacagctgagcctcTTCAGGAGCAACCTACACGGATCACACGGGCCAGGGCAGCACTCGTGACACGGCCCTCGGACAATGAAgtattgttttcatttatctCCTATCCTACACTTGGGGTTGAGACAGCGTTTAATGAATAATAAACCTACAcaaatttgggggttttctggttttcctgaatgttttcAGATACTTTTGCTTTCTAATGGAATGTGTGGAATCCAACAAGATACAGTTTTAAATACTCTTATTTTTAACCAAGGACAATATTTGTTACGGCCTTCAAGTTTCCATTATTAGCACAGAGCCCCTTAATCCTGCAGAAGTTACCATTGTTTGATTCCTTCTTTTTAGGAGACATACAGATTTACTTAtgtgaagaaaaacataagCTAGTTTATATGATGGTGTCTGGTTGGACAATCAGAGAAACTCTAACCAAAAGTATTTGTAATTTCAGGGAGCATTATTTGCAGATTTCTTAGAGATCTGTGCTGAGTACTTCTTAGAAAAGATGAAATGGGCTTTTAtgctttcacattttctcaGTTGCTTTGTTGGGTTCTTGGGGTGGAGATCTCCAACTGAAAACATACTACGGAGAACTAAGGGTTCTTTAGAGGAGAGTATTTAGTCCGACCAGGTTCACCATCAGCTTAATGTTTCCATTTACCAGAATCATTCTGGTAGTAACTTACAGAGCACTGACACAAGAGAAGGTAAGgatttttagactttttttttttctttaagaagtaTAAATAAGCCCTAAATATCTTGCTGATATAAAGACTGTaccctctctttctctcatttctgcagtttcttgtCCATAAAAAAGACATTGCAAGAGTTTTTATGTGGTTATTTACCAAATCTGTTAGTGAAAATGCCTTCCCAAGTATGCCATTGCATTTTAGCTGAAAGGTGTTTGTGGCAGTTTCTATTTATTACACAAGAATGAACTCTGAGTTTTGCAAGTCTTCTGCTATTGTCTTTTACTTTTAGCTGGtttgagattaaaaataatgagtCGTGGGTCTTCTGTGCATGTGGGGAAAAGCAAGCACCATGAAATTACATGGTGTTTTTGTATTTGGCAGAGTTGGAAAACCAGCACAGAGGATGAAGAGGGACTGCATCTAATGCTGCCTAAATTCTTGTCATTTGGATTCTTGCTACCAAAGTAGGAGGAAGGGGTTTGGAAGGACATATGTTCAGAGTCTATAGCTGTTTGAAGGGTGTTCAACAGGATAGATCTAGCATGAAACTGGGGGAACACACCCTGtttctggagccttctcttaGGTATAGATTAGGTGTGTGTCTTGAATGGGTAGGAACAGTAATATCCCTAAACATTTTGTGAGTTATCAAAATGTAACAATTTTAGAAGTCCAGCATCTCTCCCTGGATAATGACATAGGAGGTTTCTCTGAATGAGGACGCAGTTGTTAGATTATGCTATTTTCAATAACCAAAGGATGCAATATTTCCCATGTAAAGCAGGGCAGTTCCTTGTTTTCCTAACAAGGTGTGCAGACTGGCAGTGTTAACCTTGAGTGACATTTTGTCTGCAATGTTCTTCTCAAAGACAGGCTCAGTCCTGTtgccttgaattttttttattcagttcttCTACAGTTAAGGTTTACATTTCAGTTCCCAGAAAACTGGATGTTCTTCTCCGAAGCATACATAGTTTTCACCTCAGTCAGACTGTCTGCTCCCCACCCCCATTTGCAATGTACAATTCCCACTTGCAGCATTTTCAGTAAACATGGGGTCAATTGAGTATACAGAAAAAGCTTCtataaaatttccattaaaaaaataacaagttttTATTTACAAAGTGTTTGCTACTACAAAGTAATATTTCCTATTGGTTCAAATATACTATTTACTAATGCCAGTGTTCCTATTAGGAAAGTAAAACTTTGTATATgcacttttctttatttctttgtcagTGTTTAAAGCACATAAAATACTACCACATTCTTTTTTACACTACTCCTAGCCATGTACAATGTGGTAGTGGAAATTAACGCTATCTCATCAGGGCAAAAATTCAGCATAGCTTAATAGCAGActttctgcaaaaataaaactttaatttataatttataggtatttggaaagaaagaaatctacGGAGAATTCAAAAATATGCAGCAAATGAAGATGAATGGGAAACTTGGGTTTTGCCAAAGATTTTAGCacaagaaaagggagaaaa
The Parus major isolate Abel chromosome 9, Parus_major1.1, whole genome shotgun sequence DNA segment above includes these coding regions:
- the LOC117244853 gene encoding putative SCAN domain-containing protein SCAND2P; translated protein: MCSCVMLRGSSCALNLLFGMTAFDRNTRIIRPSKKLQPCLGDPACICRVPVSAPCAGRWGTCAPRAARLSAMAQPVPLAALTARQRPLLSPASAPRPFRASPRSGAGPSAFPSRLQGRTQAGTRPSAHGAEPRRPGGVWLCYRRAPLGTAVPVPVPALPALPPPLRPLRARARALPSPGAAARGRTSGSSAGTGTHRAALLRRTCCRIRPF